One window from the genome of Paramisgurnus dabryanus chromosome 24, PD_genome_1.1, whole genome shotgun sequence encodes:
- the LOC135721591 gene encoding uncharacterized protein: MPPLQAILKNLDKFLKNFPVFSSFPFALLLIGLEELIELNFSCPCKYELNKYLTAFIFTGPPLFAFTLMFIALRPCNYGWRFLNKAGDDQQSFAKGNKAGDDQQSSSKASKGGDDQLRHASANKAGDDQQTSAKGNKAVDDQKSFAKGNKAGQDQEISAKGHKAGGDQQSSSKASKAGDDQQTSAKANKAGDDQQSFAEVNEKKDDHQNCWKALGHCLIPPVMWIITALIDGDYVACGLTNWKGTFVFDPELRRAWCKPSESANGGNQSELRYEYQGYISISTTLGYAMLAVFSVVTVFLMSMYDCFTSGKCDCFKSENSACGGGTQRVQQDVEQGYGQEFTQL, encoded by the exons ATGCCTCCATTGCAAGCAATTTTAAAGAACTTGGACAAATTTTTGAAGAACTTTCCAGTTTTCAGCTCTTTTCCATTTGCTCTTTTGTTAATTGGACTGGAGGAGTTGATTGAATTGAACTTCTCATGTCCATGCAAATATGAGCTGAATAAATATCTAACAGCATTCATCTTCACTGGACCTCCTCTGTTTGCATTTACATTGATGTTCATCGCGTTAAGACCCTGTAACTATGGATGgcgttttttaaataaagctgGAGATGATCAGCAAAGTTTTGCTAAAGGAAATAAAGCTGGAGATGATCAACAAAGTTCCTCTAAAGCAAGTAAAGGTGGAGATGATCAGCTAAGACATGCTAGTGCAAATAAAGCCGGAGATGATCAGCAAACTTCTGCTAAAGGAAATAAAGCCGTAGATGATCAGAAAAGTTTTGCTAAAGGAAATAAAGCCGGACAGGATCAGGAAATTTCTGCTAAAGGACATAAAGCTGGAGGTGATCAACAAAGTTCCTCTAAAGCAAGTAAAGCTGGAGATGATCAGCAAACTTCTGCAAAAGCGAATAAAGCCGGAGATGATCAGCAAAGTTTTGCTGAAGTGAATGAGAAAAAAGATGATCATCAGAATTGTTGGAAAGCTTTGGGACATTGTCTGATTCCTCCTGTTATGTGGATCATTACTGCATTAATTGATGGTGATTATGTGGCTTGTGGCTTGACAAATTGGAAAGGAACTTTTGTATTTGATCCAGAATTAAGGAGAGCATGGTGTAAACCCAGCGAATCGGCCAATGGAGGAAACCAGAGTGAACTGCGGTACGAGTATCAGGGGTATATCAGCATATCAACG ACTTTAGGTTATGCAATGCTTGCTGTCTTTAGTGTTGTTACTGTTTTCTTGATGAGTATGTATGACTGCTTCACAAGTGGCAAATGTGACTGCTTCAAAAGTGAAAATTCTGCCTGCGGTGGAGGAACACAGAGGGTTCAGCAAGATGTGGAACAGGGTTACGGACAAGAGTTTACACAACTTTAG